One Anopheles merus strain MAF unplaced genomic scaffold, AmerM5.1 LNR4000049, whole genome shotgun sequence genomic region harbors:
- the LOC121601266 gene encoding uncharacterized protein LOC121601266 isoform X2, translating into MQGNYNLPEELIRCYRGNGTLPGPPHTLPFLLELIRKIERNNPTTLDIRLLSAELIHRLRVDGIEKVPGVAETEWVTPYSPRGIMVPKYALLRQLVSNVPGRIDFDAFLTPFEICNLHRMLSSSVEPYQRDDERVTCPLTLMSSDGNAQAPWITQNKSQKSNSNRTTFARPLSRCPLERGTCHTADYGTIAPGAVIMSIAAGLMPQNVRISEFVTAYRKKNPYENLETMDMADTRKQLEKLFASLESIDNMYAAGLAGDLAEVCLYQGPALVKDVVVGLAGSWNDTYLPRARYLAETHAGRWEMTDSEILAGIDGFFLSQQTPQLYKRLRRLRLSQVLEMYYSDRGIPVTAIETISHRRRVGLGQGRPRTGGLMSQSSMGKEREQMDDGRVRFSAKAVGSTRFHAVFDGEQELQESPTQKQTIDVTRACERKDILRSIEKDKLRQETYKFVELLQYTTGSVVVDERLMQSICNATVDRFVEQANLLLDTVTECPAGAGSVVFKPNVDLTVVLDGSRDEYHNLQLISYLVELIDVSSYGSSLSVVHGTTGEYMVNRTNSISSTFEQLLRFEGSFPRQLSLSRSFASIVSTLAAQMDQERSHFTVGSNAPVVLVFAQSHRIANADFESARRMLRGSFEQFPDLYFAFVTNDGATFRQLTNFTGTTHSRSADEHYHIVETGHTAIATFHDQLGQIMRTIPQRLMAPDCHTASNRDLWRAPVVREEYEQYLTPGVELRYRLGQLFLRNSEHVRVQFMNTDYGEFTVCEGRNYRVAPEHCQTTGPGLESLWFNHTRPCDGIMDHACRSLYYTVRLESSNVMCNENDCRFPDQVRFVIRHEGIRCMSDGNGGERIRFLPALWMVVCIGGILSLFT; encoded by the exons ATGCAGGGTAACTACAATCTACCGGAGGAGCTGATTCGCTGCTACCGAGGCAATGGAACCCTTCCAGGTCCTCCTCATACACTGCCATTTTTGCTGGAGCTGATACGAAAGATCGAACGGAACAATCCTACCACGCTCGATATACGGTTACTTAGTGCAGAGCTGATACACCG ATTGCGTGTCGATGGCATTGAAAAGGTACCGGGTGTTGCCGAAACGGAATGGGTCACACCGTACAGCCCCCGGGGCATAATGGTGCCGAAGTATGCGCTTCTCCGGCAGCTGGTGTCCAACGTTCCGGGGAGGATCGATTTTGACGCATTCCTGACACCGTTTGAAATCTGCAACCTGCACCGTATGCTAAGCAGCTCGGTAGAACCATACCAGCGGGACGACGAACGGGTCACCTGTCCACTTACACTCATGAGTAGCGATGGCAACGCGCAAGCACCTTGGATCACGCAGAACAA ATCACAAAAGAGTAACTCCAATCGGACCACGTTCGCTCGTCCCCTTTCCCGGTGCCCGCTGGAGCGTGGTACGTGCCACACGGCCGACTACGGTACGATCGCGCCGGGTGCGGTGATCATGTCGATCGCCGCCGGTCTGATGCCCCAGAACGTACGCATCAGCGAGTTTGTGACGGCGTATCGGAAGAAAAATCCGTACGAAAATCTCGAAACCATGGACATGGCGGACACGCGCAAGCAGCTCGAGAAGCTGTTTGCATCGCTAGAATCGATCGATAACATGTACGCCGCTGGGCTGGCGGGCGATCTAGCGGAGGTGTGCCTTTACCAGGGTCCGGCTCTCGTGAAGGATGTGGTCGTTGGGCTGGCGGGCAGTTGGAACGATACGTACCTGCCCCGTGCTCGCTATCTGGCGGAAACGCACGCAGGGCGGTGGGAAATGACGGACAGTGAAATACTGGCCGGTATCGATGGGTTCTTCTTGTCGCAGCAAACACCCCAGCTGTACAAACGCTTACGCCGGTTACGCCTTTCCCAGGTGCTGGAGATGTACTACAGCGATCGGGGCATCCCGGTGACGGCCATCGAAACCATCTCCCATCGGAGGCGTGTTGGGCTGGGGCAGGGAAGACCACGAACCGGAGGACTAATGTCACAGTCGTCCATGGGAAAAGAGCGTGAACAGATGGATGACGGTAGGGTTCGGTTTAGTGCAAAAGCCGTCGGCAGTACACGGTTTCATGCGGTGTTTGATGGGGAGCAGGAGCTGCAGGAATCACCGACCCAGAAGCAAACGATCGACGTGACACGTGCCTGCGAGAGGAAAGATATTCTCCGCTCGATCGAGAAGGATAAGCTGAGGCAGGAAACGTACAAGTTTGTGGAGCTGTTACAGTACACTACCGGCAGTGTGGTGGTGGATGAGCGTCTGATGCAGAGCATCTGCAACGCCACGGTGGATAGGTTTGTGGAGCAAGCGAATCTGCTGCTGGACACGGTTACGGAGTGCCCTGCCGGGGCTGGAAGCGTTGTCTTCAAACCCAACGTTGATCTGACGGTCGTGCTGGACGGATCGCGAGATGAGTATCACAATCTGCAGCTCATATC CTATCTGGTAGAACTTATCGATGTCTCTAGCTATGGTTCTTCCCTTTCCGTTGTACACGGTACTACCGGCGAGTACATGGTGAACAGGACCAATAGTATATCTTCAACCTTTGAGCAGCTTCTTCGCTTCGAAGGATCAT TTCCCCGTCAGCTATCCCTTTCGAGAAGCTTCGCCTCGATCGTCAGTACGCTTGCGGCCCAGATGGACCAAGAGCGGTCCCACTTTACGGTCGGCTCCAATGCGCCCGTCGTGCTGGTGTTTGCCCAATCGCATCGGATAGCGAACGCTGACTTCGAGAGTGCCCGCCGTATGCTGCGTGGATCATTTGAGCAGTTTCCCGATCTGTACTTTGCGTTTGTCACGAACGATGGTGCCACCTTCCGGCAGTTAACAAACTTT ACGGGCACTACACACAGCCGATCGGCCGATGAGCACTACCACATCGTAGAAACTGGTCATACGGCGATCGCAACCTTCCACGATCAGCTAGGCCAAATAATGCGCACCATCCCACAGCGGCTAATGGCACCAGATTGCCACACCGCCAGCAACCGTGACTTGTGGCGTGCGCCGGTCGTGCGCGAAGAGTACGAACAGTATCTTACGCCCGGCGTGGAACTGCGCTACCGGTTGGGGCAGCTGTTCCTGCGCAACAGTGAGCACGTGCGGGTACAGTTTATGAACACCGATTATGGGGAGTTTACCGTGTGTGAAGGGCGCAACTATCGGGTCGCACCGGAACACTGCCAAACGACGGGACCGGGCCTGGAAAGCCTGTGGTTCAATCACACCCGCCCGTGCGATGGCATTATGGATCATGCGTGCCGATCGCTGTACTATACGGTACGGTTGGAAAGCTCGAATGTGATGTGCAATGAAAATGATTGCCGGTTTCCGGATCAGGTGCGGTTCGTTATACGGCACGAAGGGATTAGATGTATGAGCGATGGTAATGGTGGGGAAAGGATACGTTTCTTGCCTGCACTGTGGATGGTCGTTTGCATAGGCGGTATACTAAGTTTATTTACGTAA
- the LOC121601266 gene encoding uncharacterized protein LOC121601266 isoform X1: MQRQAVWVLLCALLLGFVNQMQGNYNLPEELIRCYRGNGTLPGPPHTLPFLLELIRKIERNNPTTLDIRLLSAELIHRLRVDGIEKVPGVAETEWVTPYSPRGIMVPKYALLRQLVSNVPGRIDFDAFLTPFEICNLHRMLSSSVEPYQRDDERVTCPLTLMSSDGNAQAPWITQNKSQKSNSNRTTFARPLSRCPLERGTCHTADYGTIAPGAVIMSIAAGLMPQNVRISEFVTAYRKKNPYENLETMDMADTRKQLEKLFASLESIDNMYAAGLAGDLAEVCLYQGPALVKDVVVGLAGSWNDTYLPRARYLAETHAGRWEMTDSEILAGIDGFFLSQQTPQLYKRLRRLRLSQVLEMYYSDRGIPVTAIETISHRRRVGLGQGRPRTGGLMSQSSMGKEREQMDDGRVRFSAKAVGSTRFHAVFDGEQELQESPTQKQTIDVTRACERKDILRSIEKDKLRQETYKFVELLQYTTGSVVVDERLMQSICNATVDRFVEQANLLLDTVTECPAGAGSVVFKPNVDLTVVLDGSRDEYHNLQLISYLVELIDVSSYGSSLSVVHGTTGEYMVNRTNSISSTFEQLLRFEGSFPRQLSLSRSFASIVSTLAAQMDQERSHFTVGSNAPVVLVFAQSHRIANADFESARRMLRGSFEQFPDLYFAFVTNDGATFRQLTNFTGTTHSRSADEHYHIVETGHTAIATFHDQLGQIMRTIPQRLMAPDCHTASNRDLWRAPVVREEYEQYLTPGVELRYRLGQLFLRNSEHVRVQFMNTDYGEFTVCEGRNYRVAPEHCQTTGPGLESLWFNHTRPCDGIMDHACRSLYYTVRLESSNVMCNENDCRFPDQVRFVIRHEGIRCMSDGNGGERIRFLPALWMVVCIGGILSLFT, translated from the exons ATGCAGCGTCAAGCTGTTTGGGTTCTTTTGTGCGCCCTTTTACTAG GCTTTGTGAACCAGATGCAGGGTAACTACAATCTACCGGAGGAGCTGATTCGCTGCTACCGAGGCAATGGAACCCTTCCAGGTCCTCCTCATACACTGCCATTTTTGCTGGAGCTGATACGAAAGATCGAACGGAACAATCCTACCACGCTCGATATACGGTTACTTAGTGCAGAGCTGATACACCG ATTGCGTGTCGATGGCATTGAAAAGGTACCGGGTGTTGCCGAAACGGAATGGGTCACACCGTACAGCCCCCGGGGCATAATGGTGCCGAAGTATGCGCTTCTCCGGCAGCTGGTGTCCAACGTTCCGGGGAGGATCGATTTTGACGCATTCCTGACACCGTTTGAAATCTGCAACCTGCACCGTATGCTAAGCAGCTCGGTAGAACCATACCAGCGGGACGACGAACGGGTCACCTGTCCACTTACACTCATGAGTAGCGATGGCAACGCGCAAGCACCTTGGATCACGCAGAACAA ATCACAAAAGAGTAACTCCAATCGGACCACGTTCGCTCGTCCCCTTTCCCGGTGCCCGCTGGAGCGTGGTACGTGCCACACGGCCGACTACGGTACGATCGCGCCGGGTGCGGTGATCATGTCGATCGCCGCCGGTCTGATGCCCCAGAACGTACGCATCAGCGAGTTTGTGACGGCGTATCGGAAGAAAAATCCGTACGAAAATCTCGAAACCATGGACATGGCGGACACGCGCAAGCAGCTCGAGAAGCTGTTTGCATCGCTAGAATCGATCGATAACATGTACGCCGCTGGGCTGGCGGGCGATCTAGCGGAGGTGTGCCTTTACCAGGGTCCGGCTCTCGTGAAGGATGTGGTCGTTGGGCTGGCGGGCAGTTGGAACGATACGTACCTGCCCCGTGCTCGCTATCTGGCGGAAACGCACGCAGGGCGGTGGGAAATGACGGACAGTGAAATACTGGCCGGTATCGATGGGTTCTTCTTGTCGCAGCAAACACCCCAGCTGTACAAACGCTTACGCCGGTTACGCCTTTCCCAGGTGCTGGAGATGTACTACAGCGATCGGGGCATCCCGGTGACGGCCATCGAAACCATCTCCCATCGGAGGCGTGTTGGGCTGGGGCAGGGAAGACCACGAACCGGAGGACTAATGTCACAGTCGTCCATGGGAAAAGAGCGTGAACAGATGGATGACGGTAGGGTTCGGTTTAGTGCAAAAGCCGTCGGCAGTACACGGTTTCATGCGGTGTTTGATGGGGAGCAGGAGCTGCAGGAATCACCGACCCAGAAGCAAACGATCGACGTGACACGTGCCTGCGAGAGGAAAGATATTCTCCGCTCGATCGAGAAGGATAAGCTGAGGCAGGAAACGTACAAGTTTGTGGAGCTGTTACAGTACACTACCGGCAGTGTGGTGGTGGATGAGCGTCTGATGCAGAGCATCTGCAACGCCACGGTGGATAGGTTTGTGGAGCAAGCGAATCTGCTGCTGGACACGGTTACGGAGTGCCCTGCCGGGGCTGGAAGCGTTGTCTTCAAACCCAACGTTGATCTGACGGTCGTGCTGGACGGATCGCGAGATGAGTATCACAATCTGCAGCTCATATC CTATCTGGTAGAACTTATCGATGTCTCTAGCTATGGTTCTTCCCTTTCCGTTGTACACGGTACTACCGGCGAGTACATGGTGAACAGGACCAATAGTATATCTTCAACCTTTGAGCAGCTTCTTCGCTTCGAAGGATCAT TTCCCCGTCAGCTATCCCTTTCGAGAAGCTTCGCCTCGATCGTCAGTACGCTTGCGGCCCAGATGGACCAAGAGCGGTCCCACTTTACGGTCGGCTCCAATGCGCCCGTCGTGCTGGTGTTTGCCCAATCGCATCGGATAGCGAACGCTGACTTCGAGAGTGCCCGCCGTATGCTGCGTGGATCATTTGAGCAGTTTCCCGATCTGTACTTTGCGTTTGTCACGAACGATGGTGCCACCTTCCGGCAGTTAACAAACTTT ACGGGCACTACACACAGCCGATCGGCCGATGAGCACTACCACATCGTAGAAACTGGTCATACGGCGATCGCAACCTTCCACGATCAGCTAGGCCAAATAATGCGCACCATCCCACAGCGGCTAATGGCACCAGATTGCCACACCGCCAGCAACCGTGACTTGTGGCGTGCGCCGGTCGTGCGCGAAGAGTACGAACAGTATCTTACGCCCGGCGTGGAACTGCGCTACCGGTTGGGGCAGCTGTTCCTGCGCAACAGTGAGCACGTGCGGGTACAGTTTATGAACACCGATTATGGGGAGTTTACCGTGTGTGAAGGGCGCAACTATCGGGTCGCACCGGAACACTGCCAAACGACGGGACCGGGCCTGGAAAGCCTGTGGTTCAATCACACCCGCCCGTGCGATGGCATTATGGATCATGCGTGCCGATCGCTGTACTATACGGTACGGTTGGAAAGCTCGAATGTGATGTGCAATGAAAATGATTGCCGGTTTCCGGATCAGGTGCGGTTCGTTATACGGCACGAAGGGATTAGATGTATGAGCGATGGTAATGGTGGGGAAAGGATACGTTTCTTGCCTGCACTGTGGATGGTCGTTTGCATAGGCGGTATACTAAGTTTATTTACGTAA